Proteins encoded by one window of Clostridium cagae:
- a CDS encoding acyl-CoA dehydrogenase: MNFRQDETHEQLQEMYREFAENEVKPIAKEIDESMRFPEENVAKMAEMGLLGIPFSEEYGGAGMDTLSYVQCVEELSKCCATTGVIVSAHTSLCATPIHTFGTEEQKVKYLKPLASGEKLGAFGLTEPVAGTDASMQKTTAVLEGDHYVLNGSKIFITNAGYAEIYIVFAMTDKSKGTKGISAFIVEKDFPGFSVGTHELKMGIRASSTCELFFDNCIVPKENLLGEEGKGFGIAMATLDGGRIGIAAQALGIAEGAIEETVKYVKERVQFGKSISQFQNTQFELAQMRASTEAAKLLVYQAACAKDDHEKYTHLAAMAKLVASRNATNVTNRCLQLFGGYGYSSDYPIERMMRDAKITEIYEGTSEVQMMVISGWMLR, translated from the coding sequence ATGAATTTTAGACAAGATGAAACCCATGAACAATTACAAGAAATGTATCGCGAGTTTGCAGAAAATGAGGTAAAACCAATTGCAAAAGAAATTGATGAAAGCATGCGTTTTCCAGAAGAGAATGTAGCAAAAATGGCTGAAATGGGCTTACTTGGAATTCCATTTTCTGAAGAATACGGCGGAGCTGGAATGGACACATTAAGTTATGTACAATGTGTAGAAGAATTATCTAAATGTTGCGCGACAACAGGTGTTATTGTTTCAGCACATACAAGTCTTTGTGCAACTCCAATTCATACTTTTGGTACAGAAGAGCAAAAAGTAAAATATTTAAAACCACTTGCTTCAGGTGAAAAATTAGGTGCATTTGGATTAACAGAACCTGTTGCTGGAACTGATGCCTCTATGCAAAAGACAACAGCAGTACTTGAAGGAGACCATTATGTATTAAATGGAAGCAAGATTTTCATTACAAATGCAGGATATGCAGAGATATATATTGTTTTTGCTATGACAGATAAGAGCAAGGGAACAAAGGGTATTTCAGCATTTATCGTTGAAAAAGATTTCCCAGGTTTTTCTGTTGGAACTCATGAATTAAAGATGGGAATTCGTGCATCTTCTACATGTGAATTATTCTTTGATAACTGCATAGTTCCAAAGGAAAATCTTTTAGGAGAAGAAGGTAAAGGATTTGGAATTGCAATGGCGACTCTTGATGGAGGACGTATTGGTATTGCAGCACAAGCTCTTGGTATTGCAGAAGGTGCAATAGAAGAAACAGTGAAATATGTTAAAGAGCGTGTTCAATTTGGAAAATCAATTTCACAATTCCAAAATACTCAATTTGAACTTGCACAAATGCGTGCAAGTACAGAAGCTGCAAAACTTTTAGTATATCAAGCAGCATGTGCAAAAGATGATCATGAAAAATATACACATTTAGCTGCTATGGCAAAATTGGTTGCTTCTAGAAATGCTACTAATGTAACAAATCGTTGCTTGCAATTATTTGGTGGCTATGGATATTCAAGTGATTATCCAATTGAAAGAATGATGCGTGATGCTAAGATAACAGAAATCTATGAAGGAACATCAGAAGTTCAAATGATGGTGATTTCAGGATGGATGCTTAGATAA